The Devosia sp. 1566 sequence GCCATGCCTGAACTCGCCGAGCGCGACTATGCCTCCAAGACCCCAAACACCATGCATGCCTGCGGCCATGACGGCCATACGGTGATGCTGCTGGCAGCGGCGCGCCATCTCGCCCGGGAGCGCAACTTTTCGGGCACCGTGCATTTTATCTTCCAGCCGGCTGAAGAAGGGCGCGGTGGTGCCAAGGCCATGATCGATGACGGTTTCTTCGAGCGCTTCCCGGTTGACGCTGTTTATGGCCTGCACAACATGCCCGGGCTCGCTCCCGACGAGATGGCAGTGGTCGCCGGCCCGCAGCTGGCCTCGTCCGATAGCTGGGAAGTGACGTTCCGCGGCATCGGCACCCATGGTGCCAAGCCCCATCTGGGGCGCGATGCCGTCACCGCCGCCGGCCAATTCCTTCTTGCCCTCCACACCATCGTCGCTCGTCGCGTCGATCCGCTGCAACCCGCCGTGGTGAGCGCCTGCGCGATCGAGAGCGGCGATTTCCGCGCCCTCAATGTCATCCCTGACGCTGTCCGCATCGGCGGTACGGCCCGCGCCTACAGCGCCGCGGTGCGCGATCAGCTCGAAGCCGAAATCGGCCAGCTGGCACAGGGCACCGCCGCCATGTTCGGCATCACTGCAGACTACAAATTCCTGCGCCGCATCCCGCCCGTGATCAACGACGCCGACGCGACCCGTCGCGCCCTGGCGGCAGCGCAGGCCGTGACCGGCCGGCCGGTGGTCACCGATTTCCCGCCCTCGACCGCCGGCGACGATTTCGCCTTCTTTAGCGCGGCGGTGCCCGGCGCCTATGTCTGGCTGGGCAATGGTCCGGCAGTGGATGGCGCGCTGCACCACAACTCGCGCTATGATTTCAACGACGAAGCCATTGCAACCGGCGCCCGCTTCTGGAGCACGCTGGTTCAACAAGAGCTGCGCTGAGCCTCGTTGAGGCCGTGCCTCAGGGCCTCGATAGCTCCGGGGCCATCGACCCGCATCGCGACCTTGATGGGCGGCGCGTCCGCGTCCTGCACAAGGGCGCCCGCTTCAGGTCCATCGCTCACATCAACCGCCAGTCTCAAGGTGTCGAGGCCAAACAAGCCAGGCTCGACCGCAAACAGCATCACGCAAGGGTCGTGGAGGGGCCGGCTTTCCCGGCCACTGCCGAAGTAGAGCGCGATGATCTCGGCACAAAGGTCTCCGGCCGGCGAGCCTCGCAGCGAGGCAATCTGCGCCGGAACCACCCGGACGCGCCGGGTGACGTCCAGCGGGATCACGGTGAGATCAAGCCCTGCTCCGAGCACGATCTGCGCCGCCTCGGGGTCGGTGGCGAAATTATACTCCGAACGCGCGCCGATATTGCCGGGCTCGTCCACCGCTCCGCCCATGACGATGAGCCGACCCATGCGGGCCGCAGCATCAGGATGGTCGCGCACGAGGAGGGCGATATTGGTCAGGGGCCCGAGGGCAAGGATGTCGACG is a genomic window containing:
- a CDS encoding M20 aminoacylase family protein, with the protein product MQSNSNDPFELMHMIELRRDLHANPELGFEEIRTSQIVAEQLAEVGIEVHRGLGKTGVVGTLRGGTGTRAIALRADMDALAMPELAERDYASKTPNTMHACGHDGHTVMLLAAARHLARERNFSGTVHFIFQPAEEGRGGAKAMIDDGFFERFPVDAVYGLHNMPGLAPDEMAVVAGPQLASSDSWEVTFRGIGTHGAKPHLGRDAVTAAGQFLLALHTIVARRVDPLQPAVVSACAIESGDFRALNVIPDAVRIGGTARAYSAAVRDQLEAEIGQLAQGTAAMFGITADYKFLRRIPPVINDADATRRALAAAQAVTGRPVVTDFPPSTAGDDFAFFSAAVPGAYVWLGNGPAVDGALHHNSRYDFNDEAIATGARFWSTLVQQELR
- a CDS encoding nucleoside hydrolase, yielding MSAPATPRRVIIDTDPGLDDAVAILYALACGRFEVLGLTTVAGNIGIEASTSNSLRLLVAMARCDVPVRRGAAQPLRRGGAELTSIHGDDGMGGLALPRPQAEAQGEAVGWLVEQLQSAPAGSVDILALGPLTNIALLVRDHPDAAARMGRLIVMGGAVDEPGNIGARSEYNFATDPEAAQIVLGAGLDLTVIPLDVTRRVRVVPAQIASLRGSPAGDLCAEIIALYFGSGRESRPLHDPCVMLFAVEPGLFGLDTLRLAVDVSDGPEAGALVQDADAPPIKVAMRVDGPGAIEALRHGLNEAQRSSC